The following proteins are encoded in a genomic region of bacterium:
- a CDS encoding TolC family protein has protein sequence MKKTALLFYIICFLHVSFAGEGKLTLDNCINIALEENKLYLAAKIDKDLADLNLKKAVAVALPEISAKSSYTNNGLLPETEFQGMKVTIGQKKIYSNSLSISQPLFNRRTFILFKGAKITVKSEQNKLSEEKNLLVFNVTEAFYGLLRAKKIVSLQKSAIDLMKEHLKNAEALFKNGIVIETDVLGAEMELAKAEKNLLTASQNEILAAENLNLVLGRDPGYPLEIEEELKEINYTDEGLDFYQNETKSKRPALKKIKEDLLLAEENVSLARAGYWPTFSIKGNYNWSDDKFVPGNDSWNIGLTADISLFNGGFTRIETREAGYKLEQVKNQLWQNEQSVLLETKQAYMKLEETRQLVGVNKKIENIAEKNFEIIRKSYMAGLVPNTTVLEAYTALLEARTNKVSSDYDYRIAVARLEKAVGISLID, from the coding sequence ATGAAAAAAACCGCTTTATTATTTTATATAATCTGTTTTTTACATGTGTCTTTTGCGGGGGAGGGAAAGCTGACTCTCGATAACTGTATAAATATCGCGCTTGAAGAAAACAAGCTTTACCTCGCGGCGAAAATCGATAAGGATCTCGCGGATTTGAACTTGAAAAAAGCCGTGGCTGTGGCCCTGCCCGAGATCAGCGCGAAATCTTCATACACAAATAACGGGCTCCTGCCTGAGACGGAGTTCCAGGGAATGAAAGTCACTATCGGCCAGAAAAAAATTTACTCAAACTCCTTAAGTATCAGCCAGCCTTTATTCAACAGGCGCACCTTTATACTTTTCAAAGGGGCAAAGATAACGGTCAAAAGTGAACAGAATAAATTGTCGGAAGAAAAAAACCTGCTTGTTTTTAATGTGACAGAAGCCTTTTACGGTTTACTCCGGGCGAAAAAAATTGTCAGCCTTCAGAAAAGCGCTATTGATTTAATGAAAGAACATTTAAAAAACGCGGAGGCGCTTTTTAAAAACGGCATTGTTATTGAAACAGATGTGTTAGGGGCGGAGATGGAACTGGCCAAGGCCGAAAAAAATCTTTTAACGGCCTCTCAAAATGAAATTCTCGCGGCGGAAAATCTAAACCTGGTTTTAGGCCGTGATCCCGGGTATCCTCTCGAAATTGAAGAAGAATTAAAAGAAATAAATTATACTGATGAGGGCCTTGACTTTTATCAAAATGAAACAAAAAGCAAAAGGCCAGCCTTGAAAAAAATAAAAGAGGATTTGCTCCTCGCGGAGGAAAATGTTTCCCTGGCCAGGGCGGGTTACTGGCCCACATTTTCGATAAAAGGCAATTATAACTGGAGCGATGATAAATTTGTTCCCGGGAATGATTCCTGGAATATCGGATTAACGGCGGACATCAGCCTTTTCAACGGAGGTTTTACCCGGATAGAAACAAGAGAAGCGGGATACAAACTGGAACAGGTAAAAAACCAGTTATGGCAGAACGAACAATCGGTCCTTCTGGAAACAAAACAGGCTTATATGAAACTGGAAGAAACACGCCAGCTTGTCGGTGTAAACAAAAAAATTGAGAATATAGCCGAAAAAAATTTTGAGATAATCAGGAAAAGCTATATGGCCGGCCTTGTACCAAACACTACTGTTCTCGAGGCATACACGGCTTTGCTGGAGGCGCGGACAAATAAGGTTTCATCTGATTATGATTACAGAATAGCTGTTGCGAGACTGGAAAAGGCAGTGGGAATATCTTTAATTGATTAA
- a CDS encoding efflux RND transporter periplasmic adaptor subunit codes for MKKNLLIIFCLALFSFSCKNGNAKANVSPQEKIKLIPVKVASFTRGPIKRTLSTSGDIKPIAEANITAKIGGEIKEVFAEEGDKLEKGSVLLKIDDFHAKKEKERAEASLIGASARYQYAQETAEKTVAVQLKDAEANLKTAKAAMELICKGARDEEIKQIKSEKDSAEAVLNNIKGNYDRVKNLWDNKLVSQQEWEKIQTELKTAQSKFDAVSEQYNILVKGARDEDIKKAEAQVDKATAAYELAKQLYDSKSWYKDLKSASAFSKEAQASFDLASKAVDDTEIKAPFSGTIMKKNANIGENIKPEQVVFSIMDFSKIKVEANIAEANITEIKAGQAVNIKLDAYPGKVFHGKVNLISPGIDSKNRTAKIEILAPNEDNLIRPGMFAQVEIITKENFNANILPRESLVEKEEKKGVFVVENGTAIFKNVQAGTVTDEKFEVLSGINKNDKVVVKGVSDLWDGIKVEVIQ; via the coding sequence ATGAAAAAAAATCTACTGATAATTTTTTGCCTTGCTTTATTTTCTTTTTCCTGCAAAAATGGCAACGCGAAAGCGAACGTTTCCCCCCAAGAAAAAATAAAACTCATTCCTGTAAAAGTAGCATCTTTTACCCGCGGGCCGATCAAGAGGACACTTTCCACTTCCGGGGATATAAAACCCATCGCTGAAGCAAATATTACCGCTAAAATCGGCGGCGAGATAAAAGAAGTATTTGCGGAAGAGGGGGATAAATTAGAAAAAGGGAGCGTGCTTCTGAAAATTGACGATTTCCACGCGAAAAAAGAAAAAGAGCGCGCTGAAGCCTCGCTGATCGGCGCTTCCGCGAGATATCAATACGCGCAGGAAACCGCTGAAAAAACAGTAGCTGTCCAATTGAAGGATGCCGAAGCGAACCTCAAAACCGCGAAAGCCGCAATGGAGCTTATATGCAAAGGCGCCCGGGATGAAGAGATCAAGCAAATTAAATCTGAAAAAGATTCTGCCGAAGCGGTCTTAAATAATATTAAGGGTAATTACGACCGCGTAAAAAATCTCTGGGATAACAAACTTGTATCACAGCAGGAATGGGAGAAAATACAGACTGAACTTAAAACAGCGCAGTCAAAATTTGACGCGGTATCGGAACAATATAATATTTTAGTAAAAGGCGCGCGTGACGAAGACATTAAAAAAGCCGAGGCCCAGGTTGATAAAGCAACCGCTGCTTATGAACTCGCGAAACAGCTTTATGATTCAAAATCATGGTATAAGGACCTGAAATCCGCGTCCGCGTTTTCAAAAGAGGCGCAGGCGTCTTTCGATCTTGCCTCAAAAGCGGTTGATGACACGGAAATAAAAGCCCCTTTTTCTGGAACCATAATGAAAAAAAACGCGAATATAGGGGAAAATATCAAACCGGAGCAGGTAGTATTTTCAATAATGGATTTTTCAAAAATCAAAGTTGAAGCAAACATAGCGGAAGCAAACATAACCGAAATAAAGGCCGGACAGGCTGTAAATATAAAACTTGACGCTTATCCCGGGAAAGTATTTCACGGAAAGGTTAATCTGATTTCTCCCGGTATAGACAGTAAAAACAGGACCGCAAAGATCGAAATCCTGGCCCCAAATGAAGATAACCTTATAAGGCCCGGCATGTTCGCCCAGGTGGAAATAATCACAAAAGAAAATTTTAATGCCAATATTCTGCCGAGGGAAAGCCTTGTTGAAAAGGAAGAAAAAAAAGGTGTTTTTGTGGTTGAAAACGGGACCGCGATTTTCAAAAATGTCCAAGCGGGAACTGTCACGGATGAAAAATTTGAAGTCCTTTCCGGGATTAATAAAAATGACAAGGTTGTTGTCAAGGGTGTTTCGGATTTGTGGGATGGAATAAAAGTAGAAGTAATACAATAG
- a CDS encoding DUF192 domain-containing protein, translating into MNTKIFIKHNILLLILFLFLLLPFIRVSSEDTEFKKQRIQINENILIVEIADTGEKRQKGLMHREKLDEDKGMLFIFETPHYYAFWMKDTKIPLSLAFIDEDFKITGIVDLKPMDTTPAVPLKKISYVLEVNKGWFEKNKVKTGDIVSGIKKNNK; encoded by the coding sequence ATGAACACTAAAATTTTTATAAAACATAACATACTCCTGTTAATACTTTTTCTATTTTTACTCCTGCCTTTTATCCGTGTATCTTCTGAAGATACGGAATTTAAAAAACAAAGGATACAAATTAATGAAAATATTTTGATTGTTGAAATTGCGGATACCGGGGAAAAAAGGCAAAAAGGCCTGATGCACAGGGAAAAATTAGATGAGGATAAAGGCATGCTTTTTATTTTTGAAACGCCTCATTATTACGCGTTCTGGATGAAAGACACAAAAATCCCTTTATCTTTGGCTTTTATAGATGAAGATTTCAAAATTACCGGGATAGTCGATTTAAAACCGATGGATACAACACCCGCGGTTCCATTAAAAAAAATTTCCTATGTTTTAGAAGTAAATAAAGGATGGTTTGAAAAAAATAAGGTTAAAACCGGGGATATAGTGAGTGGAATTAAGAAAAACAACAAATGA
- a CDS encoding tetratricopeptide repeat protein: MPKNVKLTYIFGFFFIVTVLTIFFLKIAGKEEKNTWVINAFRNDNDNVSENILKEIKTSLQPPPGIILKKTSVEINDNRQALKKLKKSNAELMIWGKIEDGNIRFYLTMQRPACNYIAIDNSIASLLNLKNIEFTDTVKNFNENNGSLIKIFLRGYVQYLNRDYKTAISVWGGKFPDNPIISFFLGNACLLHSQTGEQVRYNHLEARKYYQNIIPLIDKNENLIFYQSILNNLGVHYLSYPFDLNSENFVNAQNYLKQAVKTSPDWSNEEYGIALSNLAIVYENLYFGDKNKFDRLVIKNFSESIRVFREHKNKEMQAVTYNNLGVSYFKIKNEMKENVKEVLNNLNRAEQLVSKDNQAEVFYLIIANLGLTYIYKNDIKEALKHFTMSLEFFKGDIYPIQFGFIQENLGNILLNMRSVSDESNLIEAVKYYENALKVINQDNRPVSFGRISSNLGLIYSSLKYNKGPDNLKKAEYFYNNALKVFEKDLYPIQYAGLKNNLANIFVELSMLNETGSLKDVANLLESAIKYFNEAFEIYKKFGGKRELIMTKVNLANAYTHLPLEKKTNINKAISIYEDILLSADNKEYYDIVQHNMEAAKKILQDMENKTK; this comes from the coding sequence ATGCCTAAAAATGTAAAACTTACTTATATATTTGGTTTCTTCTTTATCGTTACTGTATTAACCATCTTTTTTTTAAAAATTGCGGGCAAAGAAGAAAAAAACACCTGGGTTATAAACGCCTTCCGGAATGATAATGACAATGTCTCTGAAAATATATTAAAAGAAATAAAAACCTCATTGCAGCCGCCACCGGGAATAATTCTTAAAAAAACATCTGTAGAAATAAACGATAACCGGCAGGCTTTAAAAAAACTAAAAAAGTCAAACGCAGAATTAATGATCTGGGGAAAGATAGAAGACGGGAATATCCGGTTTTACTTAACGATGCAAAGACCGGCATGTAATTATATTGCTATAGACAACAGCATTGCCAGCCTGCTTAATCTCAAAAATATTGAATTTACGGATACTGTTAAAAATTTTAATGAAAATAACGGTTCTTTAATTAAAATTTTCCTGCGGGGATATGTTCAGTATCTAAACAGGGATTATAAAACGGCAATATCAGTATGGGGAGGTAAATTCCCTGATAATCCCATAATATCATTTTTCCTTGGGAATGCCTGTTTACTGCATTCTCAAACAGGGGAACAGGTCAGATATAACCATCTGGAAGCCAGGAAATATTATCAGAACATAATTCCATTAATTGATAAAAACGAAAATTTAATATTTTACCAAAGCATATTAAATAATTTAGGAGTGCATTATTTAAGTTATCCGTTTGACTTAAACAGTGAAAACTTTGTTAATGCGCAAAATTATTTAAAACAGGCAGTCAAAACGTCCCCTGACTGGTCAAATGAAGAATATGGAATTGCTTTAAGCAACCTTGCAATTGTGTATGAAAATTTATATTTTGGTGATAAAAATAAGTTCGACAGGCTGGTTATTAAAAACTTTTCAGAATCAATCAGGGTGTTTCGGGAACACAAAAACAAAGAAATGCAGGCTGTTACATATAACAATCTTGGAGTAAGTTATTTTAAAATAAAAAATGAGATGAAGGAGAATGTTAAAGAGGTCCTTAATAATCTCAATAGAGCAGAACAACTGGTTTCAAAAGACAACCAGGCAGAGGTATTTTATCTTATTATTGCAAATCTCGGCTTAACATATATTTATAAAAACGACATAAAAGAGGCTTTAAAGCATTTTACTATGAGCCTGGAATTTTTTAAAGGAGATATTTATCCAATCCAGTTCGGGTTCATCCAGGAAAACCTGGGAAATATTTTATTAAATATGCGAAGTGTTTCTGATGAAAGCAACCTCATAGAGGCTGTTAAATATTACGAGAATGCCTTAAAGGTCATTAATCAGGATAACCGCCCTGTAAGTTTTGGACGGATTAGCAGCAATCTCGGGCTTATATACAGTTCACTGAAATACAATAAGGGGCCCGACAATTTGAAAAAAGCGGAATATTTTTACAATAACGCCCTCAAAGTTTTTGAAAAAGATTTATATCCCATTCAATATGCCGGCCTGAAAAATAATCTGGCTAATATTTTTGTGGAGTTATCCATGTTAAATGAAACTGGCTCTTTAAAAGACGTGGCAAATCTATTAGAATCAGCTATAAAATATTTTAATGAAGCGTTCGAAATATATAAAAAATTTGGAGGTAAAAGAGAATTAATAATGACAAAAGTAAATCTTGCTAATGCTTATACACACCTCCCCCTGGAGAAAAAAACAAACATAAACAAAGCTATTTCTATATACGAGGATATTTTATTGTCCGCGGATAATAAGGAGTATTATGATATTGTGCAGCACAATATGGAGGCGGCAAAAAAAATACTTCAAGATATGGAAAATAAAACAAAATGA
- a CDS encoding class I SAM-dependent methyltransferase, which yields MNFHNKYWDTAKKNLDTAYRGQNVKISKTELFEKWFISQNIAFSKNWNTLDIGAGTGRWALWIAPKVKKTTCIDFSAEMLKHVRQKSIEQKINNILFIKSDINDWKPEKEEYYDFVIISGILELIDEAGCGNLINKISRVLKNNGKLLFRDHIAGKPFIKNNFVFFRDKKFYSDLFLMSGLKLVKESFTISFLSEIFFNKPFTKIFIWKKTRTS from the coding sequence ATGAATTTTCATAATAAATACTGGGACACCGCAAAAAAAAATCTTGACACCGCGTATCGCGGACAAAATGTTAAAATTTCAAAAACTGAACTTTTTGAAAAATGGTTTATCAGCCAAAACATTGCTTTTTCCAAAAATTGGAATACCCTTGATATCGGGGCCGGGACAGGCCGGTGGGCGTTATGGATTGCGCCTAAAGTAAAAAAAACTACCTGTATAGATTTTTCAGCCGAAATGCTGAAACATGTCAGGCAGAAATCGATAGAACAAAAAATCAATAATATCTTATTTATCAAATCTGATATAAATGACTGGAAGCCGGAAAAAGAGGAATATTATGATTTTGTCATTATCTCCGGGATACTTGAATTGATAGATGAAGCAGGATGCGGAAACCTGATAAATAAAATCAGCCGCGTATTAAAAAATAATGGCAAACTTTTATTCAGGGACCATATTGCCGGGAAACCTTTTATAAAAAACAACTTTGTTTTTTTCAGGGATAAAAAATTCTATTCGGATTTGTTTTTAATGTCCGGGCTGAAACTTGTAAAAGAGTCCTTTACTATATCTTTTTTATCTGAAATATTTTTTAATAAACCTTTTACAAAAATATTTATATGGAAAAAAACCCGGACATCTTAA
- a CDS encoding rubredoxin-like domain-containing protein translates to MVKLWRCEICGDPYIGNNPPDNCPFCGAHKKYIKEAKQAAVNFNVELNEKDMGNAGHALQVEISNSSFYFCAAKKTDDAEGRLLFKALGKVEAEHAAIWKKILKLQIVPKGNEVCHSKNADNLNDSHKRETMAIEFYKKAGSESKNQRIKQIFEALVEVETDHLHLSEQRLK, encoded by the coding sequence GTGGTTAAATTGTGGAGGTGTGAAATCTGCGGCGACCCTTATATAGGAAATAACCCGCCGGATAACTGCCCGTTCTGCGGGGCGCATAAAAAATATATCAAAGAGGCAAAACAGGCAGCGGTAAATTTTAATGTTGAATTAAATGAAAAAGATATGGGTAATGCCGGGCATGCCCTCCAGGTCGAGATCAGCAATTCATCATTTTATTTCTGCGCTGCCAAAAAAACTGACGACGCTGAAGGAAGGTTATTATTCAAGGCCTTGGGTAAAGTCGAGGCTGAACACGCCGCTATCTGGAAAAAGATATTGAAACTTCAAATTGTGCCTAAAGGGAATGAAGTATGCCATTCCAAAAATGCGGATAATTTAAATGACTCCCACAAGAGAGAGACAATGGCCATTGAGTTTTACAAAAAAGCAGGATCGGAGTCAAAAAACCAGCGGATTAAACAGATTTTTGAAGCACTGGTTGAGGTGGAAACGGACCACCTGCATCTTTCGGAGCAAAGACTAAAATAA
- a CDS encoding TetR/AcrR family transcriptional regulator: protein MKQTEEKKENRKKLILKTARRVFAKHGYFLTTIDMVAKAADLAKGTTYLYFKNKEYLFFSLVEDGYNELFSYLINIKNENVDPLRKIYNMIKLDVEFHGKNDDLCRLFFSNQAQVVDNFLPKFRQKILEKHMEQIKLVAEIVSEGIKQKKLKKMDPIQLAIVIIGITHCLNITNCMNISKQKSAESEISFMYDFVLNGCRKH, encoded by the coding sequence ATGAAACAGACAGAAGAAAAAAAAGAAAACCGTAAAAAATTAATTTTAAAAACCGCCCGCAGGGTGTTCGCCAAGCACGGGTATTTTTTGACGACTATCGATATGGTTGCTAAAGCCGCGGACCTTGCCAAAGGAACAACTTATTTGTATTTTAAAAACAAGGAGTATCTTTTCTTTTCGCTTGTTGAGGATGGGTACAACGAACTTTTCTCTTACCTGATAAATATCAAAAATGAGAATGTCGACCCTCTGAGAAAAATTTATAACATGATAAAACTCGATGTTGAATTCCACGGGAAAAACGATGATTTGTGCAGATTGTTCTTTAGCAATCAAGCCCAGGTTGTCGACAATTTTCTGCCTAAATTCAGGCAGAAAATACTGGAAAAACATATGGAACAGATAAAACTTGTCGCGGAAATTGTGAGTGAAGGAATAAAGCAAAAAAAGCTGAAAAAAATGGATCCCATTCAATTGGCGATTGTCATAATAGGAATAACGCATTGCCTGAACATAACAAACTGTATGAATATTTCAAAGCAAAAAAGCGCCGAAAGCGAAATTTCTTTTATGTATGATTTTGTTTTGAATGGCTGCAGGAAACATTGA
- a CDS encoding DUF1207 domain-containing protein: MNLNLIWYLILIFLIAGAGFKPAIPAGYGGWLGFKNTVKKITSSEFDYHLQGYIEAWLFYKYTLGTDRLRVSVKNGVVMLEGSVNSDREKKLIPLTIRSFKGVTDVIAKLQVWPYIDRRYKTRWQSWSTWTVPDTGERKLFFPKGDLFAPPLADPKQPKFFASVERYKTEFSKNSIASVGFGEDIGLIRWPGKFEGDGKQVGISGAVLAIFNLEAKSKDLINADYIIGIPFSARKDIWSCRVRLYHQSSHLGDEFLLLPQPGPKVERINLSFEALELLASWERRRLRLYGGGTRILQTETVLDKNHMQCGLEYRFTPPGWEKASFISGMDFNGALKNRSWSPDISIKAGGMLHSPYDDVRSSQVFLEYYKGHSPHGQFNDYKVNYYGVGFAFSI, translated from the coding sequence ATGAACCTAAATTTGATCTGGTATTTAATTCTGATTTTTTTAATCGCCGGGGCAGGTTTTAAACCGGCCATACCGGCTGGTTACGGCGGGTGGTTAGGGTTCAAAAACACGGTAAAAAAAATCACTTCATCTGAATTTGATTATCACCTGCAGGGTTATATCGAAGCATGGCTTTTTTATAAATACACCCTCGGTACAGACCGGCTCAGGGTGTCCGTGAAAAACGGAGTCGTTATGCTTGAAGGATCTGTCAACAGCGACAGGGAAAAAAAATTAATCCCGTTGACTATCCGGTCGTTTAAAGGTGTAACGGACGTAATCGCAAAACTACAGGTATGGCCTTATATTGACAGGCGCTACAAAACCAGGTGGCAGTCCTGGTCAACATGGACTGTCCCGGATACAGGCGAACGCAAACTATTTTTTCCAAAAGGAGATCTTTTCGCGCCGCCATTGGCCGACCCGAAACAGCCAAAATTCTTTGCCTCTGTAGAACGGTATAAGACCGAATTTTCCAAAAACAGCATAGCTTCGGTGGGGTTCGGGGAGGATATCGGGCTTATCAGGTGGCCGGGAAAATTTGAAGGTGACGGTAAACAGGTCGGAATAAGCGGGGCGGTTTTAGCTATATTTAACCTGGAAGCTAAATCAAAAGATCTTATTAATGCCGACTATATTATCGGGATTCCTTTCAGCGCACGAAAGGATATATGGTCGTGCAGGGTAAGGCTTTATCACCAATCATCGCACCTTGGAGATGAATTTTTATTATTGCCACAGCCCGGGCCGAAAGTGGAACGGATAAATTTAAGTTTTGAAGCTTTGGAACTTCTTGCTTCATGGGAAAGGAGACGGCTTCGGCTTTACGGCGGAGGGACAAGAATTTTGCAGACAGAAACTGTTTTAGATAAGAATCATATGCAGTGCGGATTGGAATATCGTTTCACGCCGCCGGGCTGGGAAAAAGCCAGTTTTATCTCGGGGATGGACTTTAACGGCGCACTGAAAAACAGGAGCTGGTCGCCTGATATCAGTATAAAAGCAGGGGGCATGCTTCACAGCCCCTATGACGATGTGAGATCTTCACAGGTTTTCCTGGAATATTATAAAGGCCACTCCCCCCACGGGCAGTTCAATGATTATAAAGTTAATTATTACGGGGTTGGGTTCGCATTTTCTATCTGA